In the genome of Triticum urartu cultivar G1812 chromosome 5, Tu2.1, whole genome shotgun sequence, one region contains:
- the LOC125510837 gene encoding CCR4-NOT transcription complex subunit 9-like isoform X1: MANLPPSLAAGPSFGAPSPPPLPPPSGSSAAAPPAGGRDRKMVSAEQLVLDLCDPELRENALLELSKKREIFQDLAPLLWHSFGTVAALLQEIVSIYPSLSPPTLSPVASNRVCNALALLQCVASHPDTRIPFLNAHIPLYLYPFLNTTSKTRPFEYLRLTSLGVIGALVKVDDSEVIGFLLQTEIIPLCLRTMEMGSELSKTVATFIVQKILLDDIGLRYICATAERFFAVATVLAQMVQALAEQPSARLLKHIIRCYLRLTENQRACAALNSCLPTVLKDGTFNNFLLDDNVTRRWLQQLLSNMSIAGMGGGSSHTGMGGGGSLGGMGGGGSLGGMGGGGSLGGMGGGGSLGGGMGGGGSLGGMGGGGSLGGGMGGGGSLGGMGGGGPHGGLDHLMGL; encoded by the exons ATGGCGAATCTGCCGCCGTCCCTCGCCGCCGGCCCCTCCTTCGGCGCGCCCTCCCCGCCCCCGCTCCCGCCCCCGTCCGGCTCGTCGGCCGCGGCGCCGCCCGCCGGGGGGAGGGACCGGAAGATGGTGTCCGCGGAGCAGCTCGTGCTCGACCTCTGCGACCCGGAGCTGCGCGAGAACGCCCTCCTCGAGCTCTCCAAG AAGCGAGAGATTTTTCAAGACCTTGCTCCACTGCTGTGGCACTCCTTTGGCACCGTTGCTGCACTGCTCCAG GAGATTGTGTCAATCTACCCTTCACTTTCACCTCCTACTTTGTCGCCAGTTGCATCAAACCGTGTCTGCAATGCACTTGCACTTCTTCAG TGTGTTGCTTCACACCCTGACACCAGGATCCCGTTCTTGAATG CTCACATCCCACTGTACCTGTACCCGTTCCTGAATACTACCAGCAAGACAAGACCTTTTGAGTACTTGAGGCTTACCAGCTTGGGTGTTATTGGTGCTCTTGTGAAG GTTGACGATTCTGAAGTCATTGGGTTTCTGCTTCAAACTGAAATAATCCCTCTGTGTCTGCGTACTATGGAGATGGGCAGTGAACTTTCCAAAACA GTGGCCACCTTTATTGTTCAAAAGATTCTGCTTGATGACATTGGGCTGCGTTACATCTGCGCGACCGCTGAGCGTTTCTTTGCTGTGGCCACTGTTTTAGCACAGATGGTCCAGGCGCTTGCTGAACAGCCGTCTGCAAGATTGCTGAAGCACATAATCCGCTGCTACCTCAGGCTGACAGAGAACCAGAG GGCTTGTGCTGCGCTCAACAGTTGCCTCCCCACCGTGCTGAAGGACGGGACATTCAACAACTTCCTTCTT GATGACAACGTTACAAGGCGGTGGCTCCAGCAGCTGCTGAGCAACATGTCGATCGCCGGCATGGGCGGGGGAAGCTCCCACACTGGTATGGGCGGAGGAGGCTCTCTCGGCGGCATGGGCGGGGGAGGCTCTCTTGGGGGCATGGGCGGCGGAGGCTCTCTTGGTGGCATGGGCGGCGGAGGCTCTCTCGGTGGTGGCATGGGAGGCGGGGGCTCTCTCGGCGGCATGGGTGGAGGAGGCTCTCTTGGTGGCGGCATGGGAGGCGGGGGCTCTCTCGGCGGCATGGGTGGGGGAGGCCCTCACGGGGGCCTCGACCACCTGATGGGGCTCTGA
- the LOC125510837 gene encoding CCR4-NOT transcription complex subunit 9-like isoform X2 translates to MADLPPSLATGPSSPPPPPPPYGPSTATPAARGKDWNKVPAEQLVIDFCDPKLREDALRQLYKKREIFQDLAPLLWHSFGTVAALLQEIVSIYPSLSPPTLSPVASNRVCNALALLQCVASHPDTRIPFLNAHIPLYLYPFLNTTSKTRPFEYLRLTSLGVIGALVKVDDSEVIGFLLQTEIIPLCLRTMEMGSELSKTVATFIVQKILLDDIGLRYICATAERFFAVATVLAQMVQALAEQPSARLLKHIIRCYLRLTENQRACAALNSCLPTVLKDGTFNNFLLDDNVTRRWLQQLLSNMSIAGMGGGSSHTGMGGGGSLGGMGGGGSLGGMGGGGSLGGMGGGGSLGGGMGGGGSLGGMGGGGSLGGGMGGGGSLGGMGGGGPHGGLDHLMGL, encoded by the exons ATGGCAGATCTGCCTCCGTCCCTCGCCACCGGCCCCTCCTccccgcctccgcctccaccccCGTACGGGCCGTCGACCGCGACGCCGGCTGCTAGGGGGAAGGACTGGAATAAGGTTCCCGCGGAGCAGCTCGTGATCGACTTCTGTGACCCGAAGTTGCGTGAGGACGCCCTCCGCCAGCTCTACAAG AAGCGAGAGATTTTTCAAGACCTTGCTCCACTGCTGTGGCACTCCTTTGGCACCGTTGCTGCACTGCTCCAG GAGATTGTGTCAATCTACCCTTCACTTTCACCTCCTACTTTGTCGCCAGTTGCATCAAACCGTGTCTGCAATGCACTTGCACTTCTTCAG TGTGTTGCTTCACACCCTGACACCAGGATCCCGTTCTTGAATG CTCACATCCCACTGTACCTGTACCCGTTCCTGAATACTACCAGCAAGACAAGACCTTTTGAGTACTTGAGGCTTACCAGCTTGGGTGTTATTGGTGCTCTTGTGAAG GTTGACGATTCTGAAGTCATTGGGTTTCTGCTTCAAACTGAAATAATCCCTCTGTGTCTGCGTACTATGGAGATGGGCAGTGAACTTTCCAAAACA GTGGCCACCTTTATTGTTCAAAAGATTCTGCTTGATGACATTGGGCTGCGTTACATCTGCGCGACCGCTGAGCGTTTCTTTGCTGTGGCCACTGTTTTAGCACAGATGGTCCAGGCGCTTGCTGAACAGCCGTCTGCAAGATTGCTGAAGCACATAATCCGCTGCTACCTCAGGCTGACAGAGAACCAGAG GGCTTGTGCTGCGCTCAACAGTTGCCTCCCCACCGTGCTGAAGGACGGGACATTCAACAACTTCCTTCTT GATGACAACGTTACAAGGCGGTGGCTCCAGCAGCTGCTGAGCAACATGTCGATCGCCGGCATGGGCGGGGGAAGCTCCCACACTGGTATGGGCGGAGGAGGCTCTCTCGGCGGCATGGGCGGGGGAGGCTCTCTTGGGGGCATGGGCGGCGGAGGCTCTCTTGGTGGCATGGGCGGCGGAGGCTCTCTCGGTGGTGGCATGGGAGGCGGGGGCTCTCTCGGCGGCATGGGTGGAGGAGGCTCTCTTGGTGGCGGCATGGGAGGCGGGGGCTCTCTCGGCGGCATGGGTGGGGGAGGCCCTCACGGGGGCCTCGACCACCTGATGGGGCTCTGA